ggatttgaatttatttacaaataatgatcctttttaaatttagaaaataGCATGTTAAAAGACCAATTTTGTTTACAGGAACTTGAATAAAAAGTAGGCCATGAGTGAAAATCAACCAGCAAAGTTTATGGTGATTCACTAATTTAAACATAAACCAGCTTTGAAAGTCATGCTCACCCATTCGTCCTAGAATTGGATTTTGTTTTCCATGCATTTGAATATTAAGCTTTGTCCATAATTCGCTAAAAAACATTGTCTATTATGTTTGTGTACGGATGGGTGAATTGAAGGCTTTATTCGAAGACTTCCTACAATCTCAACAATTGCAGTTGGAGGAAACTACCGAATAAAATGGTAGTCAATGATGTTCTTTGTTATTCTATTTTCATATAAACaatacaaattttttatttctcataaTGTAAATTTTTTAGTTTAATGAAATGTAACTAATTTGTTCTACATAGTATATAACCATTTGAATTTTAGGTAATTAATGTGAGATGGTGATCATATTCGATTTGTGTTTGTTATGAGACAGTGGAGCTTTCTATATGTTTATACCTGCAACACCAGCTCACAACAATCCTCAACCCTTCTTCCTTGCTGCTCGACTTAGTTTTGAACGAAAAAGCTCCTCAAGGAATCAATTTTCTCCCCCTCTTCCTTGCTGCTCGACAATGGAAGGTTAGTTTGTGCTCCTAATTTCTTTTAGGATTATTTTTCTGCTATGACAAtgtttggttggtgagaaaCCTCAATAAAACTGTAATTTTGTATTACTAAAGCATCTGCATTGTTTTTTCGGTCAATCATGTTGGTTATTTGTTCTCAGAAATTCAACATTTACTAAGCATTCTATGTTGCTGCACCGGGATCATATATGCTACCAAACTAAACTAAACTAATATAAACTGAGATAATGCATTTTCTGACTTTGATAAGTTGTCGCATCATCCTAGGACATAGTGTTTGGTGCCATTTTCATGGATTTGAGCCATATTTCTATATCAAGGATCACCCCCAACAATATATCTAGGTTTCATCAAACTCTTGAGGTAATATTTTGACTTTATTTCTTGAACAGCCCAGatgtctttgttttttgttaagTTGCATTACTTTAATTCGTTATgtcttttcaatttcattaacATTCGATAACATGCAGGAGCATGAATCCTACATGCAGGGAAATGCATTCTATggttgattatcacataatttcTTTGACGATAAATGTTCTCCCACTTCTTTCATGTCTTTCTTTGTGTATCATTGTACTGGTCTAATTAACTCTTTGTAAGAACTATATTTGGAGAACAGTTCTCATGTGTCTTGCACCTTGCATATCTATGTGTACAGCAATGTTTCCATCATGTGGCTTATGCCTAATAATGTTTTATTCCTCTTATGCTTCCCCAATCTGTCGGGCATTCTTGAAAAAGGCATACAAATTGATGGCctttcaaatttatatttttggtgTCCTGAAATTGAGCTCACCTAATGAAAGCCAATATCTATTGTAAATGTGAATTACAGGCACTATTTTATATGTCTCCTCTTACcgtttttgtcaaaattatggGGAATTAAGATATTATCTGCTGCCTTCTCTTCTCTTTGAAACttatttaaatttcatttaatttctcatGCTAAATATCATACCAGCTCAgcctctaaaaaaaaaaagaggagaaatTATATGTGGCATAGTATGTGCATGTGTCGTATTTTGCATAGGGTGATGTTGTTGTAGGAATGACTCTCTAGCTGAGTTGGTTGTAACATCTCCCTCAACAAGAAAGAACCAAACATAATTGATTCTTATCAAACAATGCAATTTTATAAGATTTCATCAGTGTTGAAGTTTGTCCTCAATGTCCTCATATTGTCAAAACTATTATGCATGTTACGAATGGTCTGAtagtattcatatagggtttagggttcaATGTTCTCATTCTTGTTTCGTGTGTTTTTAATCTTTTCTGATCAACTACTATGTTCTGATTCATTATCCTGTTAGTTAACTTTCTATGTACTTTTGTGTAGCCATGGGTAATGAAAAGGGAAACAGTTATTGGGAAAAAGAATTGCCACCAAATTTTGACAGAAGTAGGATTGAGAAATTTATTCTTGCTTGTTTTCTAAAATTAATTATGAGCTTTATGTGCAACGTGGAGAATGTATGGGTTAttatttctttctgcttttAACTTTCTTGGGAACTTTCAGGTACGAGGGAAGACTGGGTTGCGaaaaatgcaaaacaaccaGCTACTAAACCAGTAGATATGAGCGTCGGTTCCAACAATTTGGTAAAGGATGGAGCAAGAGGAAGCGATGCTTTTTACAGTGGCAAAAGCTGCTCCTCCAGTGGCAAGATCCCGTGGGGTAGAGTTTAACTGTTGCAAAATAATGGTCAGTTGGTCGGACGATATTGACTTCACCAAGGGACAAATGAGACATGGTATAGTAAATATGAAGTACAACTTTTTTGTTACATATTAGACCGAACCGGTTTGAGCATGATAGAGTTGATTGGTATGAGTATGActggttttaaattttttgatgAAAAGGTATTGTTTGAAACGTATGATGGCTAGAAGATAAATAATGGGGTTTAATAGAAAACATAGACAGTTCAAATTTTAGATTTATATTaatgaattttgtttgaaaattggaTTTATATTTGCAATTcacatttatattatatttttcttcgtAAGTGGTCTTCTCCAATTTTGAAACTACATTCTCCTACCCTCTATATCTACTAAATGAATGATATGCATACCCAGTATCTAACAATGTTCATTAGCCTCCGCATCCATGAACATGCCTTAATATATTCTCCATCTTGCAAATAAGTGGCCAactttttttacatatttgttCTCAGCTGGACGATGCTTGTAATTTTATAGTGGCTTGCTTCTTCTTTTCCCTCCACTCTACCATGACTATTCAATCCTTTTTTTAGGTTTTGAACAATACTATTAAATGGGTTTCAACATTGGATTTAATAAACCTCTAATACAGGTTTATAGTTTTGGTTTGGCTTTTATGTTTTCCACCATCGCAGATTTTCCCTGATTctttctattattttttatacttataaatgaaatggtttccTGGATTGCAATTACTTTTCAGCATCCAACAACACTGAATAGCATTTGGTATACACTTCGCTTTTGAAACCCAATCAGAATTATGGCCCGGTCAGTATTGAGGATCCAATAATTCCAggtctctcttttctcttttttctctctttcctctctttCCCCCTCCCTATAGTTTAATTTATGtagtttaatataattaaacagCTCTATTTAATTTAAGATTTAGTTGAAGTGTTTGAGATTTAATTAAGTGATAAGTTTGGTTTCATAGATCAATAGTAGAAAAGAAATGTAAGATTCAAATAGTGGAGAAAGAAAGGCCTTTTACGATTTTAGAAGATGCGGTCCATGGAGATGATTCACTTGATAGGAGCATTGTGATTTGTGGGTTTTCATATTTGAATTAGTTCTATTATGTTTGCAATGCGAGTTCTCGAAATCGTTTGGTTCTTCTTGGACCCTACAATGAAGGAAGGTTATTGAAAATCTTTTAGTAAGTTTGGGGCGTTCGTAATTACTAAAATTTGTTGCAAGAAATTGGAGGATGAAGAATGTGAATTATCAAGCGGTAGATGCAGCCACCCATGACTACAGTTTACCATCTTTATTACTTTCGGATTTGAATCGCATTTTAAAGACAAAATATACAATTTGTAGTGTATTTCATTcgtatttttattttacttgaCAACTTAGATGCTCGAATAAGAATGgaacactttttcttttttttgttaactGCTAAAACAGATGCCTAGCCTACAGGACATATATTTTGCCATCTTAACTGCAGCGGTAAAATATGTGTGAATTGCATGTTGCTTCTCTTTCATATGGAAACAGGGCTTCTGCATATTTTTGGCTTTGAACATTTGTGCTTGGAAAATTAGCAACTTGAACAAgtacttaacactttctatgtTTTTATTAACTGCACATATTTTGCCATCTTAACTACAAGGGCAAAATATGTGTGAACTGCATGTTGCTTATATTTCTTCTGTTTCTTAAGGAAACATAACTTTTTTGGAAATCATCTATTTCTATTCAAAGACGTTCAGTTTCTTCCCACTCATTGTACAATGTGTTTATATATCAACTCacttgaatgtatataaaagcaAAACTGCTTATCTTATTGACCTTATTCACTCATGTATCTATTTGTTTGTTCataattgtgttgaatttattcgacttaaatgtgttttatttaTCCGATTATGCCTGAAACAGTTGATTTCAGCACCAACGCGCAGGCTTAATTTCTAGTTGGTTTCAAAACTAAGTTTTCCCATGCAGCCTGAGCTTCCTTTCCATTATTTTCAGACACAGATGTCGCGTCCAATTGGTGGATATCCCACTTCtttttaaaaccttggatttTGTGGGCTTGCCTTGTTCATTATGAAAGCCTTTGTAGACTTGAGTCGACAGAGAGTTTGGTCTTTCCTGATCCAGTCGAACCAAGGTGAAGTAATGCGGGACTTGTATTAGGGATTTTATTAGTGATTGTTTCAGGTTTTTGTTGTCTAATAACATTACTCGAATtagttaaaaataataaaaaatcaatcGAGGAACCTAGGATCATATAGAGTCTGAAAAGAGGGGAACATTGTCGGGTTTTAGCGATCGGGGTTAATTTCTAACAAAAAAATGCTATCGTGATTAATCAGAGTAAGTCTATTAGAAAACCCTCTAGATCtctcaaaaaaaatttgaaatctacAACAAAAATATCTCGTTATGAAAAAAAACGCAATCAAATGCTTTAAGAAAAGCCTtcacgcaaaaaaaaaaaaaaaaaacgatacaaatgaaaaaaaaaatcatgcaaTTCAGGAACGATGGAGCACATGCACATCTAGGATGGAACCGGGGCGAATTTGGTTCAGATGTGCCATCCCCATATCTGAACCCGTTTATTTTTCCCGAATCCGAACCCGTAGAATCCCCGAATAGATTTTCCCCATAACCGAACCCATTGGGTGACGAACTTTTGATCAAGGAACGGTATTCCCCATTATGATATTTAACAATCCCTTTtcatataataaatatttatatttttttattcatttatgaAATGGTTCGGTTTCGGGTATGGGTTTGGGATGGATACCCCAATAACCATAACTGAATCCGAAACAGAAAATTTTACCgacggttacccataactgtATACCCGGAATCTTATGCCTGAAACCAAACCATTCGAATCGGTTATTTGCCGGAATCGAATTTGACGGGTTAAATTGTCATCCATATGCACATCCTGCTTCCCCAACCCTATAAAGAGAAAAGATACATTTTCACACTCAAAAAGGACAACGTCGCGGAAAGCTCAAAAGGATCCAAAAAGTAGCAtgcttatggccggccattggaTCAAACGTAGTTCAATGTCTAACATTTGCTCAACCATACTTGTCCATGTTTGGTTTGGTGGTAAGTAACACTATCATTTAAAAAAGCAAGACTCTTTGCTATCAAAATGccttcaaacttaagggaaaggAGAACCCACAATTACCTGTCCCACAATGCTGCTTTTCGTGTTTGTCTTGTCCCTTGTGGCTCAAGCCTGCTCAGCATCTCCAACTGCCCaacaaccaaaccaaaaaacagATCAACATGTCAAAAGCATATTCATCCTGGCCGGACAGAGCAACATGGCAGGTCGAGGTGGTGTGGTTAACGACACCACCACAGGCATCGTCACCTGGGATGGTGTCGTGCCGCCAAAGTGCCGCCCCAACCCGTCAGTCTTCCGGCTCGACGCAAATCTCAGGTGGGTTAAAGCACGCGAGCCTCTCCACGCCGACATCGACGTAGGGAAGACCAATGGGATTGGACCCGGTATGGCTTTTGCCAATGCGGTCTTGGCCAATCACTCTAGTACGGTTGGCCGGATTGGGTTAGTCCCTTGTGCGATCGGTGGAACTAACATAACCCAGTGGGCACGAGGCTCTTTTATGTACAACCAGATGATCGGGAGGGCCAAGGTTTCGTTGCAGAATGGTGGTTTGATCAGAGCACTTCTGTGGTATCAGGGTGAGAGCGATACAGCTCGTAGAGAAGACGCTCGGTCTTACAAAAACAGATTGGAAACTTTTTTGGGGGATGTACGTTTGGATCTGCAATCTCCAGATCTCCCAATTATCCAGGTACGATTATTTAgtattgtttttattattatttttttaaacgatattatttacactataAGTTGGAAAAATGGGCCAAGTTTCATAATGAATTAGCTATTATGAGCTTCAAATTTATCCTTGTTAAAAATCAAACATAAGTCTTCTCACTtcaaagtgaaaagaaatatcactagaacATAGTACTAAATGACATTTAGTATTGTTAATTAATTACTCTGTTTTTGTTTATACTAAAGATAAACTACTCATAGTGGCATTCGAATATAAGAGAATGAACACACTTCCCTAACTAATTAACTAGCGTAACTTACATTTACAttagtacttttttttttcttcaaaaaaccTTAACTAGAAAACTTTTATTGAATCAAAAAAATGAAGTTACACCTAATCAGAGACATGAACATTGGTCCTCATAGcacaagaaaaaaataataacatgaaattcaaaaaaaaaggaTGACATAAATCTTATCCCtcttaagaaaataaataaaaatacgaGGCGCCAAACCTTTCTAAAGAAAAATCTATTAGGTCTAAACTTCAAAACAAGTTCCAAAGCACCAATAGCATAGATTAGGAAATCAGGAAAAAACACACATCATGATGAAGGACAAACATGTGAATCGGAATGCACAGTCAAGTCAAGAAAATCCGAATGTCAAGAAGAACAGACTGCCGGCATAGAAGAGTCATGCCAAACCTAGACAAgcccatattaaaaaaaaaaaaattgataaccaCATTTACTTTAATACTTAACTTTATTCTTTTAGCTCTTTGGCTTTTTGCCATGGCTTTTCCACTTAGTCCTTGATCTTGTTAATCCAAAGTAAGCAAAAGCAGTATTTCCTAATTCCTATATGATGTAACGTTGTTAGCTAGGTTTAGATATTTATAAAATGTAACAAGTTGTTGAAGTCGGTATCATTGTTAACTaatttatttacaagtttggaCGATTCCTATGAAAACCTAGTGCAACTTGGCATTTCTTAATTGAAAtattaaaatttctgaatcaaGGGATTTCATTTCACATCTAAGCTCAGAGTTGGAATGGAGACAGGGAATTGATGGGCAAATTGTTTCTTTTCATCTCGAGGTCCTACCCTAATATATATGAAAACAAAACCTATCAAATTAATAATGTCATTTGATGATTGAGTTGATGAATTGAAATGCAACGCGTTCGATCTCTACACTCCTTAAAAAAGAACATACGTCTTACAGAAAGAATCTCTGGTCAAATAACATATTACTTATTTATCTAATGATGGACTAATTAGTTGGATAATATTGGTTGATCTGCAAGTCTAAAATGAACAGTGTGGGATGTGTTTTGGTTATATAAATAGGTGGCTCTAGCATCTGGGGAAGAAGCAAGTCTGATAGAGATAGTGAGAGAAGCCCAGCTGGGAGTCGACTTTCTAAACGTGAGAACCGTCGACGCGAAAGGTCTTCCGTTGGAACCTGATGGCTTACACCTCACCACCCCTGCCCAGGTTCAACTTGGGAAAATGTTGGCTGATGCATATCTTCAATTCCTGCCCAGCGCCATAAGTCATGCTCCAGTAACATATCCTAATTATattttccattttctactttatttGGTATTGAAAGTTCTCACCACGAGCTAGCTAATTTGTTACTTCCTTTATTCAGTGTTCACAAATCCAAATGTATTTAGAGTAATGGCCAAGCTACTATCCTAATTGATACAGTTTTAGGACCCTTGTGCTTCAAGCATTAGAATTGTAAGAATTCATCGATCACGACGAAAAAGTATGAAGAACTCAAATCCAAAAGGCCCAACGATTCATTAAACCGAGTCGATTGGGAGCCTAGATGATCTCCTTTCTCTGCTCTGGGTCTGCTTAAGGACCAGCTTTGAGACTGACAAGAACACAGCCCATATGTCCAAATACCCAATTAAATTTAATCCAAATTTTAAATAGACCCAACAGTTTGTTTTTCTCTCATGTATGTTGGAACTTGGAACTCTAGTTGGacttaactattttttttta
Above is a window of Malus sylvestris chromosome 15, drMalSylv7.2, whole genome shotgun sequence DNA encoding:
- the LOC126601947 gene encoding probable carbohydrate esterase At4g34215 gives rise to the protein MLLFVFVLSLVAQACSASPTAQQPNQKTDQHVKSIFILAGQSNMAGRGGVVNDTTTGIVTWDGVVPPKCRPNPSVFRLDANLRWVKAREPLHADIDVGKTNGIGPGMAFANAVLANHSSTVGRIGLVPCAIGGTNITQWARGSFMYNQMIGRAKVSLQNGGLIRALLWYQGESDTARREDARSYKNRLETFLGDVRLDLQSPDLPIIQVALASGEEASLIEIVREAQLGVDFLNVRTVDAKGLPLEPDGLHLTTPAQVQLGKMLADAYLQFLPSAISHAPVTYPNYIFHFLLYLVLKVLTTS